A genomic window from Chlorobium phaeobacteroides DSM 266 includes:
- the rplC gene encoding 50S ribosomal protein L3 produces MGAILGKKIGMTRLYNDKREAISCTIIQAGPCFVTQVKHAEKDGYDAYQIGIGERDEKKVNKPMLGHYKKAGVTPGYKIAEFSKSEINLELEAGAPLDLSVFKEGEKINVLGVSKGKGFAGVVKRHNFGGGSRTHGQSDRLRAPGSVGGSSDPSRTFRGTRMAGRMGGCNITVKNLEIIRIMPESNLLVVKGAIPGPKNSYVKIVSTKK; encoded by the coding sequence ATGGGCGCGATTCTTGGAAAGAAAATCGGCATGACCCGTTTATACAATGATAAACGCGAAGCTATATCCTGCACTATTATTCAGGCAGGTCCATGCTTTGTGACGCAGGTAAAGCATGCAGAGAAAGACGGATACGATGCTTATCAGATCGGTATCGGAGAGAGGGATGAAAAAAAGGTGAACAAGCCGATGCTTGGTCATTACAAGAAGGCGGGAGTTACGCCGGGTTATAAAATTGCAGAATTTTCGAAGAGCGAAATAAATCTTGAGCTTGAAGCTGGCGCGCCTCTTGATCTTTCAGTATTCAAGGAAGGTGAAAAGATCAATGTGCTTGGTGTTTCAAAGGGTAAGGGTTTTGCTGGTGTTGTCAAACGCCACAATTTCGGTGGCGGTTCAAGAACGCATGGTCAGTCGGACAGGCTGAGAGCGCCGGGTTCAGTAGGTGGTTCGTCGGATCCGTCAAGAACCTTCAGAGGAACAAGAATGGCAGGACGTATGGGCGGTTGCAATATCACCGTCAAGAATCTTGAGATTATCAGAATCATGCCTGAATCAAATCTGCTTGTCGTCAAGGGTGCCATACCCGGGCCTAAAAACTCCTACGTAAAGATTGTTTCAACAAAAAAGTAA